A single genomic interval of Nonomuraea rubra harbors:
- a CDS encoding 3-oxoacyl-ACP reductase codes for MQRLQDRVAVITGAGSGIGLATARRFADEGARVVCADVDEEAGVKAAAEVGGLFVKADVTSEDDVVRMFATAHDAYGSVDVAFNNAGISPPDDDSILETGLDAWRRVQEVNLTSVYLCCKHVIPYMRRQGKGSIINTASFVAVMGSATSQISYTASKGGVLAMSRELGVQFAREGIRVNALCPGPVNTPLLRELFAKDPERAQRRLVHVPVGRFAEASEIAAAVAFLASDDASFITASEFLVDGGISGAYVTPL; via the coding sequence ATGCAGCGGTTGCAGGATCGGGTGGCGGTCATCACGGGCGCGGGCAGCGGGATCGGGCTGGCCACGGCCCGCCGGTTCGCCGACGAGGGCGCCAGGGTGGTCTGCGCGGACGTCGACGAGGAGGCGGGTGTCAAGGCCGCGGCCGAGGTGGGCGGCCTGTTCGTCAAGGCCGACGTGACCAGCGAGGACGACGTCGTCCGGATGTTCGCGACTGCGCACGACGCGTACGGCAGTGTGGACGTCGCCTTCAACAACGCCGGCATCTCGCCGCCCGACGACGACTCGATCCTGGAGACCGGCCTCGACGCCTGGCGCCGCGTCCAGGAGGTGAACCTGACCAGCGTCTACCTGTGCTGCAAGCACGTCATCCCGTACATGCGCCGCCAGGGCAAGGGCTCGATCATCAACACCGCGTCGTTCGTGGCCGTGATGGGGTCGGCGACCTCGCAGATCTCCTACACCGCCTCGAAGGGCGGGGTGCTGGCGATGTCGCGGGAGCTGGGCGTGCAGTTCGCCAGGGAGGGCATCCGGGTCAACGCGCTGTGCCCGGGGCCGGTGAACACGCCGCTGCTGCGGGAGCTGTTCGCCAAGGACCCGGAGCGGGCGCAGCGGCGGCTGGTGCACGTGCCCGTGGGCCGCTTCGCCGAGGCGTCGGAGATCGCGGCCGCGGTGGCGTTCCTGGCCAGCGACGACGCCTCGTTCATCACGGCCAGCGAGTTCCTGGTGGACGGCGGCATCTCCGGTGCCTACGTCACGCCGCTGTAG
- a CDS encoding gamma-glutamyl-gamma-aminobutyrate hydrolase family protein, whose protein sequence is MGPVIGITCYAETASFTVWQDTPAALLPYAYVEQVVRAGGQPVLLPPAGEPAGLVRRLDGLILAGGGDIDPARYGAEPHERSGYVRKFRDEAEFALLAAALDAGLPFLGICRGLQVLNVALGGSLHQHLPDVVGHTDHCPGPGRFGHLPVTPVPGTGLAKALGEEPVAVPHYHHQSVDRLAPGLTVTATTEDGTVEAVESSGAFTMAVQWHPEAAADHALFEALVHAC, encoded by the coding sequence ATGGGTCCCGTCATCGGCATCACCTGTTACGCCGAGACCGCCTCGTTCACGGTCTGGCAGGACACCCCTGCCGCGCTGCTGCCGTACGCGTACGTGGAGCAGGTCGTGCGCGCGGGCGGCCAGCCGGTCCTGCTGCCGCCGGCCGGGGAGCCGGCCGGCCTGGTACGCCGCCTGGACGGGCTGATCCTGGCCGGAGGCGGCGACATCGACCCGGCCAGGTACGGCGCCGAGCCGCACGAACGCAGCGGCTACGTCCGGAAATTCCGCGATGAAGCAGAGTTCGCCCTGCTCGCCGCGGCCCTCGACGCCGGCCTGCCCTTCCTCGGCATCTGCCGCGGCCTCCAGGTGCTCAACGTGGCCCTCGGCGGCAGCCTGCACCAGCACCTGCCCGACGTGGTCGGCCACACGGACCACTGCCCGGGCCCCGGCCGCTTCGGGCACCTGCCCGTCACCCCCGTCCCCGGCACCGGCCTGGCCAAGGCGCTGGGCGAGGAGCCGGTGGCGGTCCCCCACTACCACCACCAGTCCGTGGACCGGCTCGCCCCCGGCCTGACGGTCACCGCCACCACCGAGGACGGCACGGTCGAGGCCGTGGAGTCCTCCGGGGCGTTCACCATGGCCGTGCAGTGGCACCCGGAGGCGGCCGCGGACCACGCGTTGTTCGAGGCGCTCGTGCACGCCTGCTGA
- the gcvT gene encoding glycine cleavage system aminomethyltransferase GcvT produces the protein MSRPTPLRDVHESLGATLTDFAGWLMPLRYGSESAEHRAVREAAGLFDLSHMGEIFLTGPQAGEALDYALVGHLSALAPGRARYTMIVNERGGVLDDLIVYRLGDEEFMVVANASNYQKVAAELRERAKPYDAVVEDRSDRYALIAVQGPRAQEILATLTDADLDGLKYYAGLPGQVDGRQALIARTGYTGEDGFELFVANQDAVPLWHAIAAAGEPHGLRPAGLSSRDTLRLEAGMPLYGNELSAELTPFDAGLGRVVKFDKPGDFVGRSALEAVKDDPPRRRLVGLVARNRRVPRHGYPVTKDGVVVGEVTSGAPSQTLGKPIAMAYVDTGAESGLAVDIRGSHEPMDLVELPFYRRNK, from the coding sequence ATGTCCCGACCGACACCGCTACGAGACGTTCACGAGAGCCTCGGCGCCACCCTCACCGACTTCGCCGGGTGGCTCATGCCCCTCCGGTACGGCAGCGAGTCCGCCGAGCACCGGGCCGTCCGCGAGGCGGCCGGGCTGTTCGACCTCTCGCACATGGGCGAGATCTTCCTGACCGGGCCGCAGGCGGGCGAGGCGCTGGACTACGCGCTGGTCGGCCACCTGTCGGCGCTGGCACCCGGCCGGGCCAGGTACACCATGATCGTGAACGAGCGCGGCGGGGTGCTCGACGACCTCATCGTCTACCGGCTCGGGGACGAGGAGTTCATGGTCGTGGCCAACGCCTCGAACTACCAGAAGGTCGCCGCCGAGCTGCGGGAGCGCGCGAAGCCGTACGACGCGGTGGTGGAGGACCGTTCGGACCGGTACGCGCTGATCGCCGTCCAGGGCCCGCGCGCCCAGGAGATCCTCGCCACGCTCACCGACGCCGACCTCGACGGCCTCAAGTACTACGCTGGCCTGCCCGGCCAGGTGGACGGCCGGCAGGCGCTGATCGCCCGCACCGGGTACACCGGCGAGGACGGGTTCGAGCTGTTCGTGGCGAACCAGGACGCCGTGCCGCTCTGGCACGCGATCGCGGCGGCCGGCGAGCCGCACGGGCTCAGGCCCGCGGGCCTGTCCAGCCGCGACACGCTCAGGCTGGAGGCCGGCATGCCGCTGTACGGCAACGAGCTGAGCGCGGAGCTGACCCCGTTCGACGCGGGGCTGGGCAGGGTGGTGAAATTCGACAAGCCGGGCGACTTCGTCGGCAGGTCGGCGCTCGAGGCGGTCAAGGACGACCCGCCGCGGCGCAGGCTCGTCGGCCTGGTCGCGCGGAACCGCCGGGTGCCGCGCCACGGTTACCCGGTCACCAAGGACGGCGTCGTCGTCGGCGAGGTCACCAGCGGTGCGCCCTCCCAGACCCTGGGAAAGCCCATCGCGATGGCCTACGTGGACACCGGCGCCGAATCAGGCCTGGCCGTGGACATCCGGGGCAGCCATGAACCTATGGACCTGGTTGAGCTGCCCTTTTACAGGAGGAACAAGTGA
- the gcvH gene encoding glycine cleavage system protein GcvH — translation MSNIPDDLSYTKEHEWVAGLDDSTTVTIGITAFAAESLGDVVFVQLPEVGSTVEPGDSVGEVESTKSVNEIYSPVGGEVTEVNQSVVDDPGLVNSDPYGEGWMFKVRVEGDPEDLLSPEEYTALTSGDS, via the coding sequence GTGAGCAACATCCCTGACGACCTGAGCTACACCAAGGAGCACGAGTGGGTGGCCGGGCTGGACGACAGCACCACCGTGACGATCGGCATCACGGCCTTCGCCGCCGAGTCCCTTGGTGACGTCGTCTTCGTGCAGCTCCCCGAGGTCGGCTCGACCGTCGAGCCGGGCGACTCCGTCGGCGAGGTGGAGTCGACCAAGTCCGTGAACGAGATCTACTCCCCGGTCGGCGGCGAGGTCACCGAGGTGAACCAGTCCGTCGTGGACGACCCGGGTCTGGTCAACAGCGACCCGTACGGCGAGGGCTGGATGTTCAAGGTGCGCGTGGAAGGCGACCCCGAGGACCTGCTCTCACCCGAGGAGTACACCGCCCTGACCTCGGGCGACTCCTGA
- a CDS encoding L-serine ammonia-lyase, producing the protein MAISVFDLFKIGIGPSSSHTGGPMAAAHKFVRGLHEDGLLERVARVEAILYGSLGLTGKGHGSDKAVLLGLSGEKPELVDVDTVDARIAGMRESGTVKLYGTREIPFVVGEHLVFERKISLPEHPNGMRFTAYADSGERLREKVYFSVGGGFVVDEKATGADRIKPDDTVLPFPFTTGEELLKHCSNTGLSISALMLENERAFGRTEEEIRRGLLHLWQVMSECVRRGISKEGVLPGGLKVKRRANQLYRRLQSESPEKDPLQAMDWVTLFALAVNEENAAGGRIVTAPTNGAAGIIPAVLTYYTRFVPHADDDGVVRFLLTAGAIGVLFKENASISGAEVGCQGEVGSACSMASAALTEVLGGTPEQVENAAEIGIEHNLGLTCDPIGGLVQIPCIERNAVASNKAITAARIALRGDGKHYVALDKAIKTMRDTGRDMLDKYKETSRGGLAVNVIEC; encoded by the coding sequence ATGGCGATCAGCGTCTTCGACCTCTTCAAGATCGGCATCGGCCCGTCGAGCTCCCACACGGGCGGCCCGATGGCCGCGGCGCACAAGTTCGTGCGCGGCCTGCACGAGGACGGCCTGCTGGAGCGGGTCGCGCGCGTGGAGGCCATCCTGTACGGCTCGCTCGGCCTGACCGGCAAGGGCCACGGCAGCGACAAGGCGGTCCTGCTCGGCCTGTCCGGCGAGAAGCCCGAGCTGGTGGACGTGGACACCGTCGACGCCCGGATCGCCGGGATGCGCGAGTCGGGCACCGTCAAGCTCTACGGCACCCGCGAGATCCCCTTCGTCGTCGGCGAGCACCTGGTCTTCGAGCGCAAGATCTCCCTGCCCGAGCACCCGAACGGCATGCGCTTCACCGCCTACGCCGACTCGGGCGAGCGGCTGCGGGAGAAGGTCTACTTCTCGGTCGGCGGCGGCTTCGTCGTGGACGAGAAGGCCACCGGCGCCGACCGCATCAAGCCCGACGACACCGTGCTGCCCTTCCCCTTCACCACCGGCGAGGAGCTGCTCAAGCACTGCTCGAACACCGGCCTGTCGATCTCCGCCCTGATGCTGGAGAACGAGCGGGCGTTCGGCCGTACCGAGGAGGAGATCCGCCGGGGCCTGCTGCACCTGTGGCAGGTCATGTCGGAGTGCGTGCGCCGCGGCATCTCCAAGGAGGGCGTGCTGCCGGGCGGCCTGAAGGTCAAGCGGCGCGCCAACCAGCTCTACCGCCGCCTGCAGTCCGAGTCGCCGGAGAAGGACCCGTTGCAGGCCATGGACTGGGTCACGCTGTTCGCCCTGGCGGTCAACGAGGAGAACGCCGCCGGCGGCCGCATCGTCACCGCGCCCACCAACGGCGCCGCCGGCATCATCCCGGCCGTCCTGACCTACTACACCCGCTTCGTCCCGCACGCCGACGACGACGGCGTGGTCCGCTTCCTGCTGACGGCGGGCGCGATCGGCGTGCTGTTCAAGGAGAACGCCTCGATCTCGGGCGCCGAGGTGGGCTGCCAGGGCGAGGTGGGCTCGGCCTGCTCGATGGCCTCCGCCGCGCTCACGGAGGTGCTCGGGGGCACGCCCGAGCAGGTGGAGAACGCCGCCGAGATCGGCATCGAGCACAACCTGGGGCTGACCTGCGACCCGATCGGCGGCCTCGTCCAGATCCCGTGCATCGAGCGCAACGCCGTGGCCTCCAACAAGGCCATCACGGCGGCCCGCATCGCGCTGCGCGGCGACGGCAAGCACTACGTGGCGCTGGACAAGGCCATCAAGACGATGCGCGACACGGGGCGGGACATGCTGGACAAGTACAAGGAGACCTCGCGCGGCGGGCTCGCCGTCAACGTCATCGAGTGCTAG
- a CDS encoding DUF6286 domain-containing protein gives MTTLQQILPGAVVAPRDTGLRRARRVLRPARTVPGALLALVLAGGLGATAAEVVSALLGAPLGWVPVNEVVELAGRTTWPETATAALVAAGAGTLMLLLAIVPGRSGLVPVETSDPLIVIGITRSGLRRTLRAAAQQVAGVDKARVRLRRRTIEVTVTTGAESTGQMLRQVGTAVGDRLAGVGTLGTGEVVVRLRRRAG, from the coding sequence ATGACCACGCTTCAGCAGATTCTGCCCGGCGCCGTCGTCGCCCCCCGGGACACCGGGCTGCGCAGGGCGCGCAGGGTGCTCAGGCCGGCGCGTACCGTCCCCGGAGCCCTGCTCGCGCTCGTGCTGGCCGGCGGGCTGGGGGCGACCGCGGCCGAGGTGGTGTCGGCGCTGCTCGGCGCGCCGCTCGGCTGGGTCCCGGTGAACGAGGTGGTCGAGCTGGCGGGCCGGACCACCTGGCCGGAGACGGCCACCGCGGCCCTGGTGGCGGCGGGCGCCGGCACGCTCATGCTGCTGCTGGCGATCGTGCCCGGCCGCTCCGGCCTCGTGCCGGTGGAGACGTCCGACCCGCTGATCGTCATCGGCATCACCCGCTCTGGCCTGCGCCGCACGCTGCGCGCGGCGGCGCAGCAGGTCGCGGGGGTGGACAAAGCCCGCGTACGGCTGCGCCGCCGCACCATCGAGGTCACCGTCACGACCGGCGCGGAGAGCACGGGCCAGATGCTCAGGCAGGTCGGCACGGCCGTGGGCGACCGCCTGGCGGGCGTCGGCACGCTGGGCACGGGCGAGGTCGTGGTCCGCCTGCGCAGGAGGGCCGGATGA
- a CDS encoding amino acid deaminase/aldolase yields the protein MDDRQRYDRATAALEPPFAIVDLAAMRANAADLVRRAAGKPIRVASKSIRSRALLEHILAMDGFRGVMAYTLPEALWLAAGGITDILVAYPTADRQALAALAADARAAAQITVTVDSAAHLDYLEAAVAPVHPRAELRLCLDLDAAYVAFGRRVGALRSPVREPHEAADLAADIAKRPGFRLVGLLAYEAQIAGVGDAPPSNAARARLIRLMQALSARELVLRRGRVVNAVRQFADLEFVNGGGTGSVELTTREKAITELAAGSGFFHPRLFDFYRRFTGRPAALFALPVVRRPAPDTVTVLGGGYLASGPVGPARAPQPYLPAGLRYAPEEGAGEVQTPLLGQAAGDLRLGDRVWFRHAKAGELCEHFDALHLVDGDTVVEPVPTYRGEGRTFL from the coding sequence ATGGATGACCGCCAGCGCTACGACCGCGCCACAGCGGCCCTGGAACCACCGTTCGCGATCGTCGACCTCGCCGCCATGCGGGCCAACGCGGCAGACCTCGTACGCCGGGCCGCGGGCAAGCCGATCAGGGTCGCCAGCAAGTCCATCCGCAGCCGCGCCCTGCTCGAACACATCCTGGCCATGGACGGCTTCCGCGGCGTCATGGCGTACACGCTCCCCGAGGCGCTCTGGCTGGCGGCCGGCGGCATCACCGACATCCTCGTGGCCTACCCCACGGCCGACCGGCAGGCGCTGGCCGCCCTGGCGGCGGACGCGCGCGCCGCCGCGCAGATCACCGTGACCGTCGACTCGGCCGCCCACCTCGACTACCTGGAAGCCGCCGTGGCCCCGGTGCACCCGCGCGCCGAGCTGCGGCTCTGCCTCGACCTCGACGCCGCCTACGTCGCCTTCGGCCGCAGGGTGGGTGCCCTGCGCTCCCCCGTCCGCGAGCCGCACGAGGCCGCCGACCTGGCCGCCGACATCGCCAAGCGGCCCGGCTTCCGGCTGGTGGGGCTGCTGGCGTACGAGGCGCAGATCGCCGGCGTCGGCGACGCCCCGCCCTCGAACGCCGCCCGCGCCCGCCTCATCCGGCTCATGCAGGCCCTGTCCGCCCGCGAGCTCGTCCTGCGCCGCGGCCGCGTCGTGAACGCCGTACGGCAGTTCGCCGACCTCGAGTTCGTCAACGGCGGCGGCACCGGCTCCGTGGAGCTCACCACGCGCGAGAAGGCCATCACGGAGCTGGCGGCGGGCTCCGGCTTCTTCCATCCGCGGCTGTTCGACTTCTACCGCCGCTTCACCGGACGCCCGGCCGCGCTCTTCGCCCTGCCGGTGGTGCGCCGCCCAGCCCCGGACACGGTGACCGTGCTCGGCGGCGGCTACCTCGCCTCCGGCCCCGTCGGCCCGGCCCGCGCGCCGCAGCCGTACCTGCCCGCCGGGCTGCGTTACGCGCCCGAGGAGGGCGCGGGCGAGGTGCAGACGCCGCTGCTCGGCCAGGCGGCCGGCGACCTGCGGCTCGGCGACCGGGTGTGGTTCAGGCACGCCAAGGCCGGCGAGCTGTGCGAGCACTTCGACGCGCTGCACCTCGTCGACGGCGACACCGTGGTGGAGCCGGTCCCGACGTATCGGGGCGAGGGCCGTACGTTCCTCTAG
- a CDS encoding DUF3618 domain-containing protein, with amino-acid sequence MADTDPDELERRIARTRAELAQTVDAIADRVSPKRVAERTVADVRSRAGHFVASVGDALGMTPRPVEFGDDPDRVWEEERPELGPLLIGVGAVLVVGAAVVLWRRRRRRR; translated from the coding sequence ATGGCTGACACCGATCCCGACGAGCTGGAGCGGCGGATCGCGCGGACGCGCGCGGAGTTGGCGCAGACGGTCGACGCCATTGCCGACCGGGTGAGCCCCAAGCGGGTCGCCGAGCGTACGGTGGCCGACGTCAGGAGCAGGGCGGGCCACTTCGTGGCGTCCGTGGGTGACGCGCTGGGCATGACGCCGCGGCCGGTCGAGTTCGGGGACGACCCCGACCGGGTGTGGGAGGAGGAGCGGCCCGAGCTGGGGCCGCTGCTGATCGGGGTCGGCGCGGTGCTGGTCGTGGGGGCGGCCGTCGTGCTCTGGCGTCGCAGGCGCAGGCGGCGCTAG
- the bcp gene encoding thioredoxin-dependent thiol peroxidase, with protein sequence MTETRLTPGDAAPEFTLPTADGGTISLDTYRGKRVILYFYPAAMTPGCTKQACDFRDNLSQLTDEGFVVLGVSKDKPAKLAKFAERDALTFPLLSDPDLAVHQAYGAYGTKKLYGKEVVGVIRSTFVIDGDGKVEQALYNVKATGHVASLKKKLGLS encoded by the coding sequence TTGACCGAGACCAGACTCACGCCCGGCGACGCCGCGCCGGAGTTCACGCTACCCACCGCCGACGGCGGCACCATCTCGCTCGACACCTATCGCGGCAAGCGGGTGATCCTCTATTTCTACCCCGCCGCGATGACCCCCGGCTGCACCAAGCAGGCCTGCGACTTCCGCGACAACCTCAGCCAGCTCACGGACGAGGGTTTCGTCGTCCTCGGCGTGTCGAAGGACAAGCCGGCGAAGCTGGCCAAGTTCGCCGAGCGTGACGCGCTGACCTTCCCGCTGCTGTCCGACCCCGACCTGGCCGTGCACCAGGCGTACGGGGCGTACGGCACGAAGAAGCTGTACGGGAAGGAGGTCGTCGGGGTGATCCGGTCGACGTTCGTCATCGACGGCGACGGGAAGGTGGAGCAGGCGCTCTACAACGTGAAGGCGACGGGACACGTGGCCTCGCTCAAGAAGAAGCTCGGCCTGTCCTGA
- a CDS encoding sensor histidine kinase: MFGRVRAWSRRHTKLAGVLRVGPLTLLCALTVAPYASVTPPGTTVSLRVAGYLALAAALIVPLWWRDRPLVSFAIVSLVSFGQWLAQIDLQPANIAVLVALWGVAYQCSFRWALAACLVAELGVFLALLNWELATFGMFFSGSIFVVTVWLTGLYANTRRRYLEGLEERAERAERERDQQARMAAAAERARIARELHDVVAHNVSVMVVQADGAGYALDSDLDQARLAVKNISRTGRAALAEMRRLVGVLRENEAEGTDYTPQPGLGQLEELVRGSAVPASLRVGGAPAELPEGQQLTVYRIVQEALTNALKHGGPGVEAAVEIDYRGAELVVRVTDNGRGAAAQASPDGHGLIGMRERVGMYGGAVSAGPRQGGGFEVLARLPMAKAA, translated from the coding sequence GTGTTCGGCAGGGTACGGGCGTGGTCCAGGCGCCACACGAAGCTGGCGGGCGTCCTCCGCGTGGGCCCCTTGACGTTGTTGTGCGCCCTCACGGTGGCGCCGTACGCGTCGGTGACGCCGCCAGGCACCACCGTCTCCCTGCGCGTGGCCGGTTACCTGGCGCTGGCGGCGGCGTTGATCGTGCCGCTGTGGTGGCGGGACCGGCCGCTGGTCTCGTTCGCCATCGTGTCGCTGGTCAGCTTCGGGCAGTGGCTGGCGCAGATCGATCTCCAGCCGGCCAACATCGCGGTGCTGGTCGCGCTGTGGGGGGTGGCCTACCAGTGCTCGTTCCGGTGGGCGCTGGCCGCGTGCCTGGTGGCGGAGCTGGGGGTGTTCCTGGCGCTGCTCAACTGGGAGCTGGCGACGTTCGGGATGTTCTTCAGCGGCTCGATCTTCGTCGTGACGGTCTGGCTGACCGGCCTGTACGCCAACACACGCCGGCGCTACCTGGAGGGCCTGGAGGAACGCGCCGAGCGGGCCGAGCGCGAGCGGGACCAGCAGGCCAGGATGGCGGCGGCGGCCGAGCGGGCCAGGATCGCCAGGGAGCTGCACGACGTCGTGGCCCACAACGTCAGCGTCATGGTGGTGCAGGCCGACGGCGCGGGCTACGCCCTGGACAGCGACCTCGACCAGGCCCGCCTGGCCGTCAAGAACATCTCCAGGACCGGTCGCGCCGCGCTCGCCGAGATGCGCAGGCTGGTGGGCGTCCTGCGCGAGAACGAGGCCGAGGGCACCGACTACACGCCCCAGCCGGGCCTGGGCCAGCTGGAGGAGCTCGTACGCGGCTCCGCCGTGCCCGCCAGCCTGCGGGTCGGCGGCGCGCCGGCCGAGCTGCCGGAGGGCCAGCAGCTCACGGTCTACCGCATCGTCCAGGAGGCGCTGACGAACGCGCTCAAGCACGGCGGCCCCGGCGTGGAGGCCGCCGTGGAAATCGACTACCGCGGCGCCGAGCTGGTCGTCCGCGTGACCGACAACGGCCGGGGCGCGGCGGCCCAGGCGAGTCCCGACGGGCACGGCCTGATCGGCATGCGCGAGCGCGTCGGCATGTACGGCGGCGCCGTGTCGGCGGGCCCCCGGCAGGGCGGCGGCTTCGAGGTGCTGGCCAGGTTGCCGATGGCGAAGGCGGCGTAG
- a CDS encoding response regulator transcription factor, producing the protein MIRVMLVDDQELLRAGFRMVLGAQPDIEVVAEAGDGVTALEVLKTTEVDVVLMDVRMPGMDGVEATRHVEGPKVLILTTFDLDEYAFAAVKAGAAGFLLKDVPPADLVNAIRVVHAGDSVVSPTTLRRMLDRFAAQLPTEAPLASAAGELTPREREVLLMVARGLSNSEIAARLEVAEATVKTHLGRVLAKLGLRDRAQVVVFAYEAGLIVPSHRPKG; encoded by the coding sequence ATGATCAGGGTGATGCTGGTCGACGACCAGGAGCTGTTGCGGGCCGGGTTCAGGATGGTGCTCGGCGCGCAGCCGGACATCGAGGTGGTGGCGGAGGCGGGAGACGGCGTCACGGCGCTGGAGGTCCTGAAGACCACCGAGGTGGACGTGGTGCTGATGGACGTGCGCATGCCCGGCATGGACGGCGTGGAGGCCACCAGGCACGTCGAGGGGCCGAAGGTGCTCATCCTGACCACGTTCGACCTCGACGAGTACGCCTTCGCGGCGGTCAAGGCGGGCGCGGCCGGGTTCCTGCTGAAGGACGTGCCGCCGGCCGACCTGGTCAACGCGATCAGGGTGGTGCACGCGGGCGACTCCGTGGTGTCGCCGACGACGTTGCGGCGGATGCTGGACCGCTTCGCCGCGCAGCTCCCGACCGAGGCTCCGCTGGCGTCGGCGGCGGGCGAGCTGACGCCGCGCGAGCGGGAGGTGCTGCTCATGGTCGCGCGCGGCCTGTCGAACTCGGAGATCGCGGCCCGCCTGGAGGTGGCCGAGGCGACGGTGAAGACGCACCTGGGGCGGGTGCTGGCCAAGCTGGGACTCCGGGACCGGGCGCAGGTGGTGGTCTTCGCGTACGAGGCCGGGCTGATCGTGCCCTCGCATCGGCCGAAAGGCTGA
- a CDS encoding ABC transporter ATP-binding protein encodes MTLTETRRQAPPAVVATDLTKVYGQGDAEVHALRGVNVSFATGAFTAIMGPSGSGKSTLMHCLAGLDAATSGTVHIGDVELTGLTDKQLTLLRRERIGFIFQAFNLLPTLTAEQNIRLPLDIAGRQPDQLLFDRVIETVGLRDRLSHRPTELSGGQQQRVAVARALISKPQVIFADEPTGNLDSRSGAEVLSFLRTSVRELGQTIVMVTHDPVAASYADRVVFLRDGELVTELAAPTPQSVLDTLVRLEA; translated from the coding sequence GTGACGCTCACTGAGACCCGGCGCCAGGCCCCGCCCGCCGTGGTGGCCACCGATCTGACCAAGGTGTACGGCCAGGGCGACGCCGAGGTGCACGCCCTGCGCGGGGTGAACGTGTCCTTCGCCACCGGGGCGTTCACCGCCATCATGGGCCCGTCGGGCTCCGGCAAGTCCACGCTCATGCACTGCCTGGCCGGCCTCGACGCCGCCACGTCCGGCACGGTGCACATCGGCGACGTGGAGCTGACCGGGCTGACCGACAAGCAGCTCACGCTGCTGCGCCGGGAGCGGATCGGCTTCATCTTCCAGGCCTTCAACCTGCTGCCCACGCTCACCGCCGAGCAGAACATCCGCCTGCCCCTCGACATCGCCGGCCGCCAGCCCGACCAGTTGCTCTTCGACCGGGTGATCGAGACGGTGGGCCTGCGGGACCGGCTCTCGCACCGGCCGACCGAGCTGTCGGGCGGCCAGCAGCAGCGGGTGGCCGTGGCCAGGGCGCTCATCAGCAAGCCGCAGGTGATCTTCGCCGACGAGCCCACCGGGAACCTGGACTCCCGCAGCGGCGCCGAGGTCCTGTCCTTCCTGCGCACCTCCGTACGCGAGCTGGGCCAGACCATCGTCATGGTCACGCACGACCCGGTGGCGGCCTCGTACGCCGACCGCGTGGTGTTCCTGCGCGACGGCGAGCTGGTCACCGAGCTGGCCGCGCCGACGCCGCAGAGCGTGCTGGACACCCTCGTCCGGCTGGAGGCGTGA